A region from the Triticum aestivum cultivar Chinese Spring chromosome 3D, IWGSC CS RefSeq v2.1, whole genome shotgun sequence genome encodes:
- the LOC123078723 gene encoding uncharacterized protein has protein sequence MSKRRRRGEEGEARCHDRSGNKHKSLYLVLDDWHRGFTIRKLDAGSPDLSTPPVVRLVSPARNLPMDFAALGGNIIATSNQYAATVVFDTETAALAMGNPLPDSLLDAANYFLTAGDALFAFAYYFMRRPQSFHVLTTTKDDMNNLCPSTDRSWKSMPAPFTKDEKINSYALHPDGHTIFVSSYTSDVIAGTFSFDTKNREWRRHGDWMLPFELEGYFDAELDAWVGLHPDGYICSCQVPSLGSSSSTLQQPKWKMAKEHKMWNPWHQLARGRGPTLTYMGNSRFFLVDCVAADGLEFQDAFGDSCGCVLSMTTFRLSYNREGNLKIKDRKTTSCRVSKQLSTFSPVAFWM, from the coding sequence ATGTCTAAGCGACGACGCCGGGGCGAGGAGGGTGAGGCCCGCTGCCATGACCGCAGCGGCAACAAGCACAAGAGCCTCTATCTGGTTCTAGACGACTGGCACAGGGGCTTCACCATCCGCAAGCTTGACGCTGGCAGCCCTGACCTAAGCACCCCCCCTGTCGTCCGGCTAGTGTCACCTGCGCGTAACCTTCCCATGGACTTTGCAGCACTGGGCGGCAACATCATAGCCACCAGCAACCAATATGCTGCCACCGTGGTTTTCGACACGGAAACTGCCGCTCTGGCCATGGGCAATCCCCTCCCTGATTCACTCCTCGATGCGGCAAACTACTTTCTCACCGCCGGCGACGCGCTGTTTGCGTTCGCCTACTACTTCATGAGGCGGCCTCAGTCCTTTCACGTCCTGACCACCACCAAGGACGACATGAACAATTTGTGCCCAAGCACTGACAGGTCCTGGAAAAGCATGCCGGCACCCTTCACCAAGGATGAAAAGATCAACTCCTACGCCCTTCACCCGGACGGGCACACCATATTTGTGTCTTCGTACACCAGCGATGTCATCGCTGGCACCTTCTCCTTTGACACCAAGAACCGTGAGTGGAGGCGCCATGGGGATTGGATGCTCCCTTTCGAACTTGAAGGCTACTTCGACGCCGAGCTAGATGCATGGGTTGGGCTACACCCAGATGGCTACATCTGCTCCTGCCAAGTTCCCTCcctcggcagcagcagcagcacactgCAGCAGCCCAAATGGAAGATGGCCAAGGAGCACAAGATGTGGAACCCATGGCATCAGTTGGCTAGAGGGCGAGGACCTACTCTCACCTACATGGGCAACTCCAGGTTTTTCCTTGTTGATTGCGTGGCGGCCGATGGTTTAGAGTTCCAGGATGCTTTTGGTGACTCTTGTGGCTGCGTGCTCAGCATGACCACGTTTCGTCTCAGCTACAATCGTGAGGGAAATCTGAAAATCAAAGACAGGAAGACTACCTCTTGTCGCGTGTCTAAGCAACTCTCGACCTTCTCCCCCGTGGCCTTCTGGATGTAG